From a single Miscanthus floridulus cultivar M001 chromosome 8, ASM1932011v1, whole genome shotgun sequence genomic region:
- the LOC136468876 gene encoding uncharacterized protein, with the protein MAQVPMRLSNSPYLLVNLNFGLYYTGYPKDLGPSRIIPFTSERQFVQLLHEGRPVVVAFTINCSHFNPENCILLEEAAATFYPHVKFVRVECPKYPGFCLTRQRNEYPFVEVFYSPEQAASQGNSVDPNITKYSVKVLPFNYDQSMYGFREYFRKHGFKCSETN; encoded by the exons ATGGCCCAGGTGCCCATGCGGCTGTCTAACAGTCCCTATTTATTGGTTAACCTTAACTTTGGCTT GTACTACACTGGATATCCCAAGGACCTCGGGCCATCAAGAATTATACCATTCACATCTGAGCGTCAGTTTGTGCAGCTATTGCATGAAGGCAGGCCTGTAGTCGTTGCCTTTACTATTAA CTGTTCTCACTTCAATCCTGAAAATTGCATTTTGCTGGAAGAGGCTGCTGCTACATTTTATCCGCATGTCAAGTTTGTCCGA GTTGAGTGCCCGAAGTATCCAGGGTTTTGCCTCACCAGGCAAAGGAATGAATATCCATTTGTTGAAGTATTTTACAGCCCAGAACAG GCTGCAAGCCAAGGAAACAGCGTGGATCCTAACATCACAAAGTATTCTGTAAAAGTGCTACCT TTCAACTATGATCAGAGCATGTATGGATTTCGTGAATATTTCAGGAAGCATGGTTTCAAGTGTTCTGAAACAAACTGA